The following is a genomic window from Euwallacea similis isolate ESF13 chromosome 4, ESF131.1, whole genome shotgun sequence.
ggtgcgtttgcAGACCAATGTTAAAcatgaagttttttttcctAGAATGGGCCAAGGATTCACACCCTTCGTTCCTGaatcctttttttaaacaccttaTATGTGGGCGTAACGTAGGGTTTAGACTTAAACTTATAAACCaaacaacaaacaattaaTATATGGACCTGATAGGATCCAAGTCTAAACATAAGTTATTtcggaaattttgaaaattttgacaactgCAAGGTCCCTCGAAAATCCGTGTTGTTTCCCGAACCTCGGAATCTCCTTTTAGGGCTAAGAGAAGATCTAATAAGCTATGTTTTAACGTACTTGAATTTGAGAAACAGTCTCCTACAACCCTCGACATAGATCTCCGAATTTACATGATTTCAAAcgtcaataatttatttatttctaataaaatattacaattttctcGATGAcatcgtttttaaaaattcaaatatctataacttttattaacatGACTATCCCTAAACCCCGCCGTTTCTAAGTTCCTGAAAATTGCCTCCTTTTATGTTTCGGTCAAGTCTAAATGTTGGTAatgacattttgaataatgttaccaaatttttatatttgataaaaaaaagaaaaattacgatgatttgaaaacttttaaaatatattttttgtacagTTTAATGTTTGTATTTGTTAAAGTGTCTCGAAATGTCGTTTATTTCCAAAGAGAAAAACAGGATAtgcttaaaatttattttcaatttgataaacaacttaaaaaatgattaagaTCTATCGCAAGAGGTTTCCCAATCGTTCTGCATctagatttttgaattcttaACAGGATGCCGTCGAGAAAATTGGGagatttcatttcaaataaacaagttattgacttttgaaaccattttttctcaaattcaaaTACGTCAAAACGTAGTTTATTAACTCCTCTCTTAGGCCTAAAGGGCCGATTTTGAAATTCGCAGCGGTTGGAGAATAATACGGATTTCCATGGAACTTGgcagctgtcaaaattttcaaattttccaaaataactcgaaaacggtaaattttaaatataagacACTTTACATgaactgaccttaaaatttaacgagaaatttaaaagtgccaaaaaaataggggttccatttgaaataagtttATGCCAAATGCAAGGGGGCGGATCATGCAAGGAAATGCAACAAGGCAATTTTTAAGTTCTATTCCTAAAATGAAGGAGTGTCTCTCTTTGAACCCTCTcttaatatcaaaaataaaaaaatgtaatgaattgaggagggggggggggggtaaaTAGTTAATGAGACGCGAATTAATGTGTCTCCaattactaaaatatttatagtaatCACAAATGTAggtctaaataaattttcgaataattattcaaataaacaaaatcagAAATGTTCTGGTATTTTTATACATCCTTGGTATTTACAAgttgttgaaaaatttctgaCCATTAAATTGTGGAATTTAATTACGAAACAAGTTGTTTAACATCATAATCTGTATCTATAAAAGCGGcatgtaaaaattatgaagacTTATGCCATGGAAGGATCCGGGTGTGATAGATGAATACAAACACATATTGCTAAGAATAcaaataatcaatttaatagcataaaaaaatatgtcacaTCTTCGTCTCTACTTCAACTATTAAATGTTTATGTTATACTTATATTTACTGCACTCAAGTTACTTTAATCAACAATGTGAAGTGACATCTCAAAGCATAATACGTCTTTACCCGTGGCAGGGTCGACTAAACCCCAGTGAACAAACCCTTTGAgctaaaataacaaaataagaaatgttattctataataatttttgggtCTGGTTGAAAACGGTAACGAGAAAAGTGTGAGGGATTTGTGAGGgcatttttcgaaattaatttaagaagTCGAGAGAAAGGTGAAAATTACATGAAACTTACCTTTGGAAACGCCGGCAAAATGTCCACCGAATCGATGTAAACGTATGTTTTCCCTTTGACCAAGTTGCAATTACTAACTTTGGTTTTCTCATCTAGTTCATATATGAAGTCGCATGCGTTGGAACCATCGACTCCAATGAACGGAAAATTGGTACCgcttaatataaaataaacagatttgacCAATTCCTTCGGCACCGATTCTAGTGAAAACAAAACTTTGGAGGAGATGGCTCCAGTAAGTCGCTAAAAGACTCACCAGCCTTAAATCTCATTTTCGATATCAGCTTGGTGTTTTTCTTTGCCAAACAGGGGGGAACAACACAATTTcctattatgaaatttttgtccTGATTCGGAAAGttatctaaaatataaaaattaattagttttatacTAACGAGGTATAGGTAAATACTTGCCTCCAGGGCATTGATTGACTTTGGTGGTGTTACAAAAGCTCACTAAACAGACaagtaaaaaacataaaacacaCGATTTCATCTTGATAAATTAATGTGGTTTATGAACTAATAAGTATACTGATTTTGTACATGAGTAAGTAATTATAGTatacatttaatttcaaattagtgCTCATTTGATGATCGATTAATTAAATGCATATAGAGGATGTCTCAAAAACAGTGGTATAAATAAGTAATGAGtgctaaaaagtaaaaatgttaaagtaattttttaaatttaatcattcTAATTATCGAATTCTATCTAATCTAATAATTATCTATATTCTAATCATGTTAATTAAagggatattttaattaaatttatcgtGCTCAAAAACTCCGCAAGACACAATTTCCAATctacaaatgaaaaattgtgaaGTTTATTCgctatttacaaaattaaagaaaccACTTTAAAAccctataaaataaaaccaagCAACTCTTCTTTAAGGCAAGTTTACTTAAGCATTCTATTTGtttaactttacaaatttgtaCTATTGTTTCTGGCGCACTgtgtatattaaatatttgtaccTCGATAAAGCGTAAGTAGCGCCAATTATTAGTTCGGTATGTACGcactatttacaaaattaaaaaaattactttgaccCCGTTTAGAACGAAAACAAAtaacttttgttaaaaaaaaagactagctcaaaaacaatttctgggacaccctctATATAAAATATAGATAGGTAGTATAGTTTATAGAATGTTCCACAAATATGAGTCTCTATCCgtatcttaaaaattatgactAGGAAACAGTTGAAATTTGGATATTATTGTTGAAATAGTGTAAGCTCTTgagcaaagaaaaataataatagtttatgTTCCTTCTTGTCTGATGAGAAGACCGCCAAAGCAGCTGTGCGATTTAGCCAACTGCTGAGTGGCCATTCTCTAATGATAAGAAAACCGTTCTTGGATAACTGATAAAATGGGTTCAGTTCGGCATTAAACGTCTCAACTAAAAACTTCACCACACtgttttacttcattttaCCTCCATCACAATTCTTCACCCTTCCAGACCATATAATTGCAACAATTATACAAAAGTGAAGCTTTtctattgattaaaaatattgtcatgAAAATATCACTTCCAGTTATACCACAAATAAATGTCAActcacttattttaaatggagcaccctgtatattacatC
Proteins encoded in this region:
- the LOC136408389 gene encoding NPC intracellular cholesterol transporter 2-like, which encodes MKSCVLCFLLVCLVSFCNTTKVNQCPGDNFPNQDKNFIIGNCVVPPCLAKKNTKLISKMRFKAESVPKELVKSVYFILSGTNFPFIGVDGSNACDFIYELDEKTKVSNCNLVKGKTYVYIDSVDILPAFPKLKGFVHWGLVDPATGKDVLCFEMSLHIVD